In Trifolium pratense cultivar HEN17-A07 linkage group LG7, ARS_RC_1.1, whole genome shotgun sequence, a genomic segment contains:
- the LOC123899804 gene encoding uncharacterized protein LOC123899804 produces MDWFSWLSKTNLEPSLVYDYGLIFAQNELEEEDMNYFNHEFLQSMGISIAKHRLEILKLAKKDKRKSLHPVAKFVSAIKRTKKSLASYVRTLTHTEESALVVMPTRQGDGFGRRWKSAMMKRNKKFVVAKKEKMFLTNGNSSMPSVVVPALSGDLDGFSSPVVYHFQKEQKMDGDDGGRRKDNDDDDDDNGYWSAAVEEIKWDTMFKDLKPN; encoded by the coding sequence ATGGATTGGTTCTCATGGCTTTCAAAAACCAATCTTGAGCCATCACTTGTATATGACTATGGTCTTATCTTTGCACAAAATGAGCTTGAAGAAGAAGACATGAATTACTTCAACCATGAGTTTCTCCAAAGCATGGGAATCTCTATAGCTAAACACAGATTAGAAATTCTCAAGCTTGCTAAAAAAGACAAGAGAAAGAGTCTACACCCAGTTGCAAAATTTGTTTCTGCAATCAAGAGGACAAAAAAGTCCTTGGCTAGTTATGTTAGGACTTTGACTCATACCGAAGAATCAGCACTTGTGGTGATGCCAACAAGGCAAGGTGATGGATTTGGAAGAAGATGGAAGAGTGCTATGATGAAAAGGAACAAAAAATTTGTGGTGgctaagaaagagaaaatgtttCTGACAAATGGTAATTCTTCCATGCCATCAGTAGTTGTTCCTGCTTTGTCTGGTGATCTTGATGGTTTTTCTAGTCCTGTTGTTTATCATTTCCAAAAGGAGCAAAAGATGGATGGAGATGATGGTGGTCGACGTAAAGATaacgacgatgatgatgatgataatggaTATTGGTCTGCTGCTGTTGAAGAGATTAAGTGGGATACCATGTTCAAGGATCTAAAGCCAAACTAA